In Candidatus Hydrogenedentota bacterium, a single window of DNA contains:
- a CDS encoding DUF932 domain-containing protein, whose protein sequence is MAHLTRAHNELFRRSPDEQYANLEALTRHCNEQRERSEEKWNAPSAIRPELDEGTLTLRLGEDGVYRLNDWSFTQVCGLAKVSKDTVNKLRPETAVAALRETLPAGSRPIQALVQPGGIRSIHGASYTRLHNADLLDVVREVAGDFCPPQQAITGASGLYCGEQDMFCFLIDPTGWTEIQGEAFAPGFFLWNSEVGKRSIGVQTFWFQAICRNHIVWDAVEVVEFTRKHTARVHDSLNDIRRIIEHLVWKRDERRDGFVRVIENAMRTRMGTDAEEVLKALHKHGIPRNLAREAIRVAGDGSGFSLFAVIDALTRMAGKLPNAGDRIELDTRASGLLALAA, encoded by the coding sequence ATGGCCCATTTGACGCGAGCTCACAATGAGCTCTTCCGGCGTTCGCCGGATGAACAGTATGCGAACCTGGAGGCGCTCACGCGCCATTGCAACGAGCAGCGCGAGCGCTCGGAGGAGAAGTGGAACGCGCCTTCGGCGATCCGCCCGGAACTGGATGAGGGAACGCTCACCCTGCGCCTGGGCGAGGATGGCGTCTACCGGCTCAATGACTGGAGCTTCACGCAGGTCTGCGGCCTGGCGAAGGTCAGCAAGGACACGGTGAACAAGCTCCGGCCGGAAACGGCGGTCGCGGCGCTGCGGGAAACGCTCCCGGCGGGATCGCGGCCCATCCAGGCGCTGGTGCAGCCGGGTGGCATCCGCTCCATTCACGGCGCCAGCTACACCCGGCTGCACAACGCGGACTTGCTGGATGTGGTTCGCGAGGTGGCGGGCGACTTTTGTCCGCCGCAGCAGGCGATCACGGGTGCGAGCGGGCTCTATTGCGGGGAGCAGGACATGTTCTGCTTCCTCATCGACCCGACCGGCTGGACCGAGATCCAGGGCGAGGCCTTCGCTCCAGGGTTCTTCCTGTGGAACTCCGAGGTGGGCAAGCGCTCGATTGGCGTGCAGACCTTCTGGTTTCAGGCCATCTGCCGGAACCACATCGTCTGGGACGCCGTGGAAGTCGTCGAATTCACCCGCAAGCACACCGCGCGGGTCCACGATTCGCTGAATGACATCCGGCGGATCATCGAACACCTCGTCTGGAAACGGGACGAGCGGCGCGACGGTTTCGTGCGCGTCATCGAGAATGCGATGCGCACGCGCATGGGAACCGATGCCGAGGAGGTCCTGAAGGCCCTCCACAAACACGGCATCCCCCGAAACCTCGCGCGAGAAGCCATCAGGGTTGCTGGCGACGGCAGCGGTTTCTCGCTCTTCGCGGTCATCGACGCACTTACGCGCATGGCCGGAAAGCTGCCCAACGCCGGCGACCGCATCGAACTGGACACGCGCGCGTCGGGCCTGC